From the Desulfobacterales bacterium genome, one window contains:
- a CDS encoding UvrD-helicase domain-containing protein yields the protein MRSKFKELELLTVPMEGKNLIEASAGTGKTFTISNLYLRLILEKNLNVQNILVVTYTEAATKELKDRIRKNLYIAYSSIDDLDKCEDVIIKDILSNNINYNGNSAKNVLRRAIIDFDEAAIFTIHGFCRRILLEHCFESNILFDTELISNQQKIIEEITYDFWRQHIIADDAAKDNNILEELDIKKLIKLSELVVNKPFLQIRKEEDNDFILNLKLKYILYLREQLSINKAIKNVQSFDDLINNFWKSLNSNVGDKFANSIQKQFKAALIDEFQDTDPIQYNIFNKIFDTDEHIFFMIGDPKQSIYGFRNADVFAYMEAELKIPNDKKYSLYQNWRSETKLLSSVNKLFSHSNNPFILEGISYQSVNDVMDSKGNKNPLIIDGEEGKNLFLWVMEKNNGDKKDRKAYLSLDIARNEAINAVSYEILRILELSKIGQAKIGDRPIRLSDFAILVLKHEVAKQMQKRLSELNIPSVLKKSGNIFDTKEAQEIKRFLMAVASPSNVSLLNGALISSMIGLNSDDIIGFVENDSCLEEYETHITNFTNYTEIWSSKGFIRMFRKFLSDYKVRQNLLKFPDGERLLTNIIHLSEIIHKSSIENKFGINQTLSWLKEQIDSEDKTEEREIKLERDDEALQIITVFSSKGLEYPIVFCPFMWEKTSKIKEDDFVFHEDNRAYINLSRKKEDNDPYRCLSEKEELAELMRLLYVAVTRAKNRCYIVCGQIGQKIANSLEYLFAGDLESITKFSKADFYKKVAAYIKGEDAIHLSVISNNDFTDLEKYKPPVDYEKISLVSKDFSRGHIHQNWGIASYSYLTSGEKHKTFEQEKPIRRDEPFYEQIDIPEEVVVQPQGFFAFPKGAIPGTCIHEVFENIDFTSTDKESLSSTVQSVLESYGLDKVLLEDIKEDSWTNIVNNMVEKVLSALLLPYTSDLALNKISLDNRISEMEFFYPINKIYASNLKNVFKQFYENQESFDENFPDTIGNLRFNPVEGFMHGFIDLVFCYEDKYYIIDWKTNHLGNDYANYAVDKIKISIHENLYNLQYHIYSVALHKYLESRIDDYEYKRYFGGVFYLYVRGITPDIPGIGVFYDLPDEELILNLCELFGEN from the coding sequence ATGAGGAGTAAATTTAAAGAACTTGAATTGTTGACAGTTCCGATGGAAGGTAAAAATCTTATTGAAGCAAGTGCTGGAACTGGAAAAACCTTTACAATTTCAAACTTGTATCTTAGGCTTATACTGGAAAAAAATTTAAATGTTCAAAATATACTTGTTGTAACTTATACCGAAGCCGCAACAAAAGAGCTTAAAGATAGAATTAGAAAAAATTTATATATAGCTTACTCTTCTATTGACGATTTAGACAAATGCGAAGATGTAATTATCAAGGATATTTTATCAAATAACATCAATTATAATGGAAACAGCGCTAAAAATGTTTTAAGAAGAGCAATAATAGATTTTGACGAGGCGGCTATATTTACAATACATGGTTTTTGTAGAAGGATTCTTCTTGAGCATTGTTTTGAAAGCAATATTCTTTTTGATACAGAACTTATCAGTAATCAGCAAAAAATAATTGAAGAAATAACCTATGATTTTTGGCGTCAGCATATTATAGCGGATGATGCTGCGAAAGATAATAACATTTTAGAAGAATTAGATATAAAGAAGTTAATAAAATTGTCAGAATTAGTTGTAAATAAACCTTTTCTTCAAATACGTAAAGAAGAAGATAATGACTTTATTTTAAATCTTAAATTAAAGTATATTTTATATTTGCGGGAGCAACTGAGTATAAATAAGGCGATAAAAAATGTTCAATCTTTTGATGATTTAATTAATAATTTTTGGAAAAGTTTAAATTCAAATGTTGGGGATAAATTTGCTAATTCTATACAAAAACAATTTAAAGCCGCTTTGATCGATGAATTTCAAGATACTGATCCCATCCAGTATAATATTTTTAACAAAATTTTTGATACTGATGAGCATATATTTTTCATGATAGGCGACCCTAAACAGTCAATATATGGATTTCGTAACGCTGATGTTTTCGCTTATATGGAAGCCGAGTTAAAAATTCCTAATGATAAAAAATATTCCCTTTATCAGAATTGGAGATCGGAAACAAAACTCTTAAGCTCTGTTAATAAATTATTCTCCCATTCAAATAACCCGTTTATTTTAGAAGGAATATCATATCAATCTGTAAATGATGTTATGGACAGCAAAGGAAATAAAAATCCATTAATTATTGATGGAGAAGAAGGTAAAAATTTATTTCTTTGGGTTATGGAAAAAAATAATGGCGATAAGAAGGACAGAAAGGCGTATCTTTCGTTAGATATCGCAAGGAACGAAGCAATTAATGCTGTTAGCTATGAAATTTTAAGAATATTGGAATTGTCGAAAATCGGTCAGGCGAAAATAGGAGATAGGCCTATTAGATTATCGGATTTTGCGATTTTGGTTCTTAAGCACGAAGTAGCAAAGCAAATGCAAAAAAGGCTTTCTGAATTAAATATTCCCTCAGTTTTAAAAAAAAGTGGAAATATTTTTGATACTAAGGAAGCCCAAGAAATTAAAAGGTTTTTGATGGCGGTTGCAAGTCCATCTAATGTGTCATTATTAAATGGTGCTTTAATATCGAGTATGATCGGCTTAAATTCGGACGATATTATTGGTTTTGTTGAAAATGATTCATGTCTTGAAGAATATGAAACGCATATTACTAATTTTACTAACTATACTGAAATATGGTCTTCAAAAGGCTTTATCAGGATGTTTCGAAAATTTTTATCAGACTATAAAGTCAGGCAAAATCTTTTAAAATTTCCAGATGGAGAACGCCTCCTTACTAATATAATTCATCTTTCAGAGATTATACATAAATCATCCATTGAAAATAAATTCGGGATAAATCAAACGCTGAGTTGGCTAAAGGAACAGATTGACTCAGAGGATAAAACAGAAGAGCGAGAGATAAAATTAGAAAGAGACGATGAAGCATTGCAGATCATCACTGTTTTTTCAAGTAAAGGCCTTGAATATCCTATAGTTTTCTGTCCTTTTATGTGGGAAAAAACTTCTAAAATAAAAGAAGATGACTTTGTTTTTCATGAAGATAATCGAGCGTATATTAATCTTTCACGTAAAAAAGAAGATAACGATCCCTATAGATGTTTATCTGAAAAAGAAGAATTAGCCGAATTAATGAGGCTTTTATATGTAGCTGTTACACGAGCAAAAAATCGCTGTTACATTGTATGCGGACAAATTGGCCAAAAAATAGCTAATTCTTTGGAATATTTATTTGCAGGTGATTTAGAAAGCATTACAAAGTTCTCAAAAGCAGATTTTTATAAAAAAGTCGCAGCATATATAAAAGGTGAAGACGCAATTCATCTTTCAGTTATATCAAACAATGATTTTACTGATTTGGAAAAATATAAACCCCCTGTTGATTATGAAAAAATTTCTTTAGTTTCAAAAGATTTTTCAAGGGGACATATACATCAAAACTGGGGAATTGCGAGCTATTCATATCTTACATCTGGAGAAAAACATAAAACTTTTGAACAAGAAAAACCTATACGAAGAGATGAGCCTTTTTACGAACAAATTGATATTCCTGAAGAAGTTGTTGTTCAGCCTCAAGGTTTTTTTGCTTTTCCAAAAGGAGCTATCCCTGGAACCTGCATACATGAAGTTTTTGAAAATATAGATTTTACTTCTACAGATAAAGAATCGCTTAGTTCAACTGTTCAATCAGTGCTTGAAAGCTATGGATTAGATAAAGTTTTATTAGAAGATATAAAAGAAGATTCATGGACAAATATCGTTAATAATATGGTGGAAAAAGTTTTATCTGCGCTTTTATTGCCATATACTTCTGATTTGGCTTTAAATAAAATATCTTTAGATAATCGTATAAGCGAAATGGAATTTTTTTATCCGATAAATAAAATATACGCTTCAAATTTAAAGAATGTTTTTAAACAATTTTATGAAAATCAAGAATCATTTGATGAAAATTTTCCAGATACAATAGGTAACTTAAGATTTAATCCAGTAGAAGGATTTATGCATGGGTTCATTGATTTAGTGTTTTGTTACGAAGATAAATATTATATTATTGATTGGAAAACTAACCATCTTGGGAATGATTATGCTAATTATGCAGTAGATAAAATAAAAATTTCAATACATGAAAATCTATATAATCTACAATATCATATCTACTCTGTTGCGTTGCATAAGTATCTTGAATCAAGAATTGATGATTATGAGTATAAAAGGTATTTTGGCGGAGTATTTTATCTTTATGTTCGAGGCATCACGCCAGATATACCGGGAATTGGTGTTTTTTATGATTTACCAGATGAAGAATTGATATTAAATTTATGCGAGTTGTTTGGTGAAAATTAA